From the genome of Candidatus Neptunochlamydia vexilliferae, one region includes:
- a CDS encoding Lpg1974 family pore-forming outer membrane protein, whose amino-acid sequence MKYLLPLIIACANVFAVAGKISDVKGTITPNAGPRVDHGIDVFLNTDFIYWTPRMDGLAYAITGSGDGVSSTPRGSVKHLDWNWAPGFKVGAGLNLPHDGWDVTAEYTWLYSSADHKKAVSGSDILSPWNVSNLVSLLSNSEIREARADWDIHFHTAHLSLGRNYFISNFLTLRPFVGFKGSWIDQDYRVRYTLEGTIDSNLRMKNDQDFWGIGLRTGLDTGWQLTSILSLYGNFAISGLWSQFQVDRKDTRNDSNNPGGGNSPLNTNITVLNSEDDFHTIKGVIEFGLGLRAEWWFFDDRYHFLIQGGWEEQLWINHNNLLKTYFAESDHGDLILQGFTMKLRFDF is encoded by the coding sequence ATGAAATATCTACTTCCCCTTATTATTGCGTGTGCAAATGTGTTTGCTGTTGCTGGAAAAATATCCGATGTCAAAGGAACCATCACCCCCAACGCCGGCCCTCGCGTTGACCACGGAATCGATGTGTTCCTCAATACAGACTTTATCTACTGGACCCCACGGATGGATGGCCTCGCGTATGCCATTACAGGATCGGGAGACGGTGTTTCAAGCACTCCAAGAGGATCGGTCAAACACCTCGACTGGAACTGGGCCCCCGGGTTTAAGGTCGGTGCCGGATTGAACCTTCCCCATGACGGTTGGGACGTCACTGCTGAATACACCTGGCTCTACTCAAGCGCCGATCACAAAAAAGCAGTCAGTGGAAGTGACATCCTCTCTCCTTGGAATGTCTCTAATTTGGTCAGCCTCCTTTCAAATAGCGAAATTAGAGAAGCACGCGCCGACTGGGATATCCACTTTCATACCGCCCACTTAAGCTTAGGCCGTAATTACTTCATCAGCAATTTTCTCACCCTAAGACCCTTTGTTGGGTTTAAAGGAAGTTGGATCGATCAAGATTACCGCGTTCGCTACACCTTAGAAGGAACGATCGATTCGAATTTAAGAATGAAAAATGATCAAGACTTTTGGGGCATAGGACTCAGAACCGGACTCGATACAGGGTGGCAACTCACCTCTATCTTAAGCCTCTATGGAAATTTCGCTATTTCTGGTCTCTGGAGCCAGTTTCAAGTGGATAGAAAAGATACGCGCAACGACTCAAACAACCCCGGAGGAGGAAATTCCCCTCTCAATACCAATATTACCGTTCTAAACTCCGAAGATGACTTCCACACCATTAAAGGCGTTATAGAATTTGGTCTTGGACTCCGCGCAGAATGGTGGTTTTTTGATGACCGTTACCACTTCCTCATACAAGGAGGCTGGGAAGAGCAGTTATGGATCAATCACAACAATCTTCTTAAGACCTACTTTGCAGAATCCGATCATGGCGATTTAATTTTGCAAGGGTTCACAATGAAATTGCGTTTCGATTTTTAG
- a CDS encoding EscT/YscT/HrcT family type III secretion system export apparatus protein → MDYAEHFSNLSNISIWGAISLFFLVLMRLAPIMVLAPFLGAKLAPGIARMGLAICLALVFLPFIAVHVKQPIGFNNAFVLFALKELIIGFILGFFITIPFYAVQASGMYVDYLRGASVMRSQDPAMQSQASPIGILYNSILIVLFFQIGGPFLFFDAVMKSYEIVPPAGFINPLFFSVKSPFWKISFDLVNQVVTIAIQLAGPALVGILMAEMFLGIANRLAPQVQIAFLGMSIKSLLGLGVLWAGWFFILKQFAKQSYDWIELLNKVINYMRALAPV, encoded by the coding sequence ATGGACTATGCAGAACACTTCTCTAACCTCTCAAACATTTCGATTTGGGGAGCCATTTCCCTTTTCTTTTTAGTTCTGATGCGGCTAGCGCCGATTATGGTTCTTGCCCCTTTCTTAGGAGCTAAGCTCGCTCCGGGGATTGCCCGGATGGGACTTGCCATCTGCCTAGCTCTTGTGTTTCTTCCCTTTATTGCAGTTCACGTCAAGCAACCCATCGGCTTTAACAACGCCTTCGTTCTTTTTGCCCTTAAAGAGCTCATCATTGGATTTATCCTCGGCTTTTTTATTACGATTCCCTTTTATGCGGTCCAAGCCAGTGGTATGTATGTCGATTATCTTCGTGGCGCATCGGTTATGCGTTCCCAAGATCCTGCGATGCAATCCCAAGCCTCTCCTATCGGCATCCTCTACAACTCGATCCTTATCGTCCTCTTCTTTCAGATCGGGGGCCCCTTCCTTTTCTTTGATGCCGTGATGAAGTCCTATGAAATTGTCCCCCCAGCAGGTTTTATCAATCCTCTCTTTTTCAGCGTGAAGAGTCCCTTCTGGAAAATCTCTTTCGACCTGGTCAATCAGGTTGTGACCATCGCGATCCAGCTTGCAGGGCCCGCCCTTGTCGGAATTCTCATGGCCGAGATGTTTCTCGGAATTGCCAACCGGCTGGCTCCCCAAGTGCAGATTGCCTTCCTAGGGATGTCGATCAAGTCTCTTCTTGGTTTGGGTGTTCTTTGGGCAGGCTGGTTCTTTATTCTCAAGCAGTTTGCCAAGCAGTCCTATGACTGGATTGAGCTTCTTAACAAAGTCATCAACTACATGCGCGCCTTAGCCCCGGTATAG
- the sctS gene encoding type III secretion system export apparatus subunit SctS, which produces MYQSEIYQLSYQALLLILILSGPPILISMSLGLFVAVFQAATQIQEQTLSFTVKLVAVIMTLILMGGFLSAQIMQFANSIFLNFPKWNT; this is translated from the coding sequence ATGTACCAATCAGAAATTTACCAGCTTTCCTACCAAGCCCTCCTTTTAATCCTGATCCTTTCGGGCCCTCCCATTTTAATCAGTATGTCGCTCGGCCTTTTCGTCGCGGTTTTCCAAGCGGCGACCCAGATTCAGGAACAAACCCTCTCCTTTACTGTGAAGCTTGTTGCCGTCATTATGACCCTCATCCTTATGGGAGGATTTTTAAGTGCGCAGATCATGCAATTTGCCAATTCGATCTTCCTTAATTTCCCCAAGTGGAATACGTAG
- the sctR gene encoding type III secretion system export apparatus subunit SctR, whose product MKLKYTLLLLLFCFTMKPTYAQEEGALGAISKIAEAEAKVEKPGNPTQQAEPTGPGSDPNVITMMAVITLVALLPYAIILLTSFLKIVIVLSLLRNALGVQQSPPNQALTGIALLMSIYVMFPTCVAMYDAGKEYITKEAPKELFSANSAAYIYNVVDKTKEPLKKFLIRNMTATHQRNFYQLAYRSMPQDFKKDLKMDDFIVLAPAYITSQLKGAFEVGVLIYLPFFVIDLVTSNILLAMGMMMLSPLTIALPLKLLLIVMTDGWSLVIQGLVQTYKQ is encoded by the coding sequence ATGAAATTAAAATACACTCTCCTCCTTCTTTTATTCTGCTTTACGATGAAACCGACCTATGCCCAAGAGGAAGGAGCGCTCGGCGCCATTTCCAAAATCGCCGAAGCAGAGGCAAAAGTCGAAAAACCTGGCAATCCGACCCAACAAGCCGAACCCACCGGTCCTGGTTCAGACCCCAATGTGATCACGATGATGGCCGTCATCACCTTGGTCGCTCTTCTTCCTTATGCGATTATCCTCCTCACCTCCTTTTTAAAAATTGTGATCGTCCTTTCGCTCCTTAGAAATGCTCTGGGGGTGCAGCAATCGCCGCCCAACCAAGCGCTTACGGGAATCGCCCTTCTTATGAGTATCTATGTGATGTTTCCCACTTGCGTTGCCATGTATGATGCGGGTAAAGAGTACATCACCAAGGAGGCACCCAAAGAGCTGTTTTCCGCTAACTCGGCTGCCTATATCTATAACGTTGTCGACAAAACCAAAGAGCCGCTGAAAAAATTTCTTATTCGGAATATGACAGCAACCCACCAGCGGAATTTTTATCAGCTCGCCTATCGGAGCATGCCTCAAGACTTTAAAAAAGATCTGAAGATGGATGACTTTATCGTTTTAGCGCCTGCCTATATTACCTCGCAGCTCAAAGGCGCTTTTGAGGTCGGGGTCCTCATCTACCTTCCCTTCTTTGTCATCGACCTTGTCACATCGAACATTCTTCTCGCGATGGGAATGATGATGCTTTCCCCTTTAACGATTGCCTTGCCGCTCAAACTCCTCCTGATCGTGATGACCGATGGGTGGAGCTTAGTCATTCAGGGACTTGTACAAACCTATAAACAGTGA
- a CDS encoding HrpE/YscL family type III secretion apparatus protein — MSKFFSLIYSGEIRPEAEEKVIPAEEFSALLKATDVLKKAKEDVKTYLASNKEECKKLLAEAEEAGFNKGLSEFNKQILAFEEKVKEMEHELQKMVLPLALKAAKKIVGRELELKPDTIVDIVRQTLKPVTQSHHIKIFVSKQDKEVLEKEKDGLKKMLELVKTFVIEEKEDVTPGGCIIETEAGIINASLENQWRALESAFEAFMKR, encoded by the coding sequence ATGAGTAAATTCTTTTCCTTGATCTATTCTGGAGAAATCCGCCCCGAAGCAGAAGAAAAAGTGATTCCTGCCGAAGAGTTTAGCGCCCTTCTAAAGGCTACCGATGTCTTGAAAAAAGCAAAAGAAGATGTGAAGACCTATCTTGCGAGTAACAAAGAAGAGTGCAAAAAACTCCTTGCCGAAGCAGAGGAAGCAGGCTTTAATAAAGGGCTCTCCGAATTTAACAAACAGATCCTTGCCTTTGAGGAAAAGGTCAAGGAGATGGAGCATGAGCTTCAAAAAATGGTCCTTCCCCTTGCTTTAAAAGCAGCGAAAAAAATTGTCGGACGGGAGCTAGAGCTCAAGCCCGACACCATCGTCGACATCGTGCGGCAAACCCTAAAACCTGTCACACAAAGCCATCATATTAAGATCTTTGTCTCCAAGCAAGACAAAGAAGTTCTCGAGAAAGAAAAAGACGGGCTAAAAAAAATGCTCGAGCTTGTGAAGACCTTTGTGATCGAAGAAAAAGAAGATGTGACGCCAGGGGGTTGTATTATTGAGACCGAAGCTGGTATTATTAATGCGAGTTTAGAAAACCAATGGCGCGCATTAGAGTCAGCCTTTGAAGCATTCATGAAAAGATAA
- a CDS encoding EscJ/YscJ/HrcJ family type III secretion inner membrane ring protein gives MKKILKTLLILGSFLILFTGCESNREVVTQIHEREANIILVLLESKGIPASKVQASSTGVGAEASAAQYSVVVPDKFYIDAIAYLNQNGFPRQKGATLLELFAKQGLMTSNKEETIRYQAGLAQQLTNTILMIDGVIDATVQISFPPEEVTLTGEGENKKITAAVYVKHQGVIDDPNIHLENKIKRLISGSVTGLDINDVAVVSDRSRFTDITLDQMPESLGGKPGEYVSIWNIVMSKKSAARFRFLFFLITTIAVLLAIILGWVAWKFYPQLKKKGGLKELFNPIPLINGFRKKPPPGEGET, from the coding sequence ATGAAAAAGATATTAAAGACTCTGTTAATTTTAGGAAGTTTCCTTATTCTATTCACTGGTTGCGAATCGAACCGTGAAGTTGTCACCCAAATCCATGAACGAGAAGCCAATATCATCCTGGTTCTATTAGAAAGCAAAGGAATTCCTGCTTCCAAAGTGCAGGCAAGCTCCACCGGTGTTGGAGCAGAAGCCTCCGCAGCTCAGTACTCGGTTGTTGTCCCAGACAAATTTTATATCGACGCCATCGCCTACCTCAACCAAAATGGATTTCCCAGGCAAAAAGGGGCTACCCTTCTCGAGCTTTTTGCGAAGCAAGGGCTCATGACCTCCAATAAAGAGGAGACGATCCGCTACCAAGCTGGACTCGCCCAGCAGCTCACCAATACCATCCTGATGATCGATGGGGTGATCGATGCGACCGTACAGATCTCTTTTCCTCCTGAAGAGGTCACTTTAACAGGTGAAGGAGAAAACAAGAAGATCACCGCAGCGGTTTATGTAAAGCACCAAGGAGTGATCGACGATCCCAATATCCACCTTGAAAATAAAATTAAACGCCTTATCTCCGGAAGTGTGACAGGCCTTGATATCAACGACGTTGCTGTTGTCTCTGACCGCTCCCGTTTCACCGATATTACTTTGGACCAAATGCCCGAGTCTTTAGGGGGAAAACCCGGAGAGTATGTGAGCATTTGGAACATTGTGATGAGCAAAAAGTCGGCAGCCCGTTTCCGCTTCCTCTTCTTCCTGATCACCACCATTGCCGTTCTACTCGCCATTATTTTAGGGTGGGTCGCCTGGAAGTTTTATCCCCAGCTCAAGAAAAAAGGAGGGCTTAAAGAACTCTTTAACCCGATCCCCTTAATCAATGGCTTTCGGAAAAAACCTCCCCCTGGAGAAGGAGAAACCTAA
- the pta gene encoding phosphate acetyltransferase, whose amino-acid sequence MKHTILMVPMGLGVGLTTVSIGLVHALERQGINVSYLNPFTHLDIDQVEHLLSSGKEETLLERIIEQVEKQSAEEGILVIQGIIGAQLRPYAPSLNNAITKALDAEVIFVTTPGGKSAEDLKEQLVITAKPYGGIESSRTIGCMINKVGAPVDKYGNARIDLFDLPEEKGEERPFCQTFNQPSFRVLGCFPWRRELMAPRVKDVAEYLNAEVISAGEMENRRVNFFAIAAATTKHVSTVLRPDVMIITPADRSDTILATCMAYLSGTRIAGLLLSGDYPVPKETIELCAQAMREGLPILSVKTDTLRTAISLQNLNVKIPEDDIERRTALKEFVASHINTDWLKELISTEFERKLSPPAFRYQLIEKARKARKKIVLPEGEELRIIQAAATCVEKKIAHPILLGNPEKIQTIASNNGVLLGEEIKLLDPAPLREKYLKPLLELRKHKGLTEQNAKEALLDPIVIGTMMLAQGEVDGLVAGTVHTTASTIRPTLKLIKTKPGVKKVSSIFFMCLPNQVLVYGDCAVNQNPTAEELADIAIQCADSAERFGIPPRVAMISYSTGTSGAGTDVTKVQEATAKVKELRPDLLIDGPLQYDAAFSPDVAAKKAPDSPVAGQATVYVFPDLNTANTTYKAVQRSADVLSIGPMLQGLKKPVNDLSRGALVDDIVYTIAITTIQAE is encoded by the coding sequence ATGAAGCATACAATCTTAATGGTTCCAATGGGTTTGGGTGTAGGGCTCACCACCGTTTCGATTGGACTTGTCCACGCCTTAGAAAGGCAAGGGATTAACGTCAGCTACCTCAACCCCTTTACCCATCTAGATATCGATCAAGTGGAACATCTTTTAAGTAGCGGCAAAGAAGAGACCCTTTTAGAGCGCATCATCGAGCAGGTAGAAAAACAGTCGGCTGAAGAGGGAATCCTGGTCATTCAAGGAATTATCGGTGCGCAGCTCCGCCCCTATGCCCCCAGCTTAAACAACGCCATTACCAAAGCGCTCGATGCAGAGGTCATTTTTGTCACCACTCCTGGAGGAAAAAGTGCGGAAGACCTGAAAGAGCAGCTCGTCATTACAGCAAAACCTTATGGAGGGATCGAAAGTTCCCGGACAATCGGTTGCATGATCAATAAAGTGGGCGCCCCCGTTGATAAATATGGAAATGCTCGGATTGACCTTTTTGACCTTCCCGAAGAAAAAGGAGAAGAGCGCCCCTTTTGTCAGACTTTTAATCAGCCAAGTTTCCGCGTTTTGGGCTGCTTCCCCTGGAGAAGGGAACTCATGGCCCCACGCGTTAAGGATGTGGCTGAATATCTAAATGCCGAAGTAATTTCAGCAGGAGAGATGGAAAACCGGCGGGTCAATTTCTTTGCTATTGCTGCCGCTACGACAAAACATGTTTCGACCGTTCTCCGTCCCGATGTGATGATCATCACTCCTGCCGACCGCTCCGATACCATCTTAGCAACTTGTATGGCTTACTTAAGCGGAACACGCATTGCAGGGCTCCTCTTGTCAGGTGACTACCCCGTTCCCAAGGAAACAATAGAACTTTGCGCACAAGCAATGAGGGAAGGGCTTCCCATCTTATCGGTAAAAACCGATACCTTGCGGACCGCCATTTCACTTCAAAATCTCAATGTAAAAATTCCTGAAGATGACATTGAGAGACGAACCGCTCTCAAGGAGTTTGTCGCCAGCCACATCAATACCGATTGGTTAAAAGAGCTCATCTCAACAGAGTTCGAAAGAAAACTTTCTCCCCCCGCCTTTCGCTACCAGCTCATTGAAAAAGCGCGCAAAGCAAGAAAAAAAATTGTCCTTCCCGAAGGGGAAGAGCTGCGGATCATCCAAGCGGCTGCGACCTGCGTCGAAAAAAAGATTGCCCATCCCATTCTTCTTGGAAATCCCGAAAAAATTCAGACCATTGCAAGTAATAACGGGGTTTTGCTTGGAGAAGAGATTAAACTTCTCGATCCCGCCCCTTTAAGAGAAAAATATTTAAAACCTCTTTTAGAGCTGAGGAAACATAAAGGACTCACCGAACAAAATGCAAAAGAAGCGCTTCTCGATCCCATTGTTATCGGGACAATGATGCTTGCTCAAGGGGAAGTTGATGGGCTAGTTGCCGGAACGGTCCACACAACAGCAAGTACGATCCGCCCCACTCTCAAGCTCATTAAAACCAAGCCGGGTGTCAAAAAAGTTTCTTCGATTTTCTTCATGTGCCTCCCCAACCAGGTCCTTGTCTATGGAGATTGCGCCGTCAACCAAAACCCGACAGCTGAAGAGCTTGCTGATATCGCCATCCAATGTGCCGATTCTGCTGAGCGGTTTGGGATCCCCCCTCGGGTAGCCATGATCAGCTACAGCACCGGAACCTCTGGAGCCGGGACAGATGTGACCAAAGTGCAAGAGGCGACAGCAAAAGTCAAAGAGCTCCGCCCCGACCTTCTTATCGATGGCCCCCTTCAGTATGATGCCGCTTTCAGCCCCGACGTTGCGGCAAAAAAAGCGCCCGACAGTCCCGTTGCTGGGCAAGCCACCGTCTATGTTTTCCCCGACCTCAACACCGCCAATACGACCTACAAGGCGGTCCAACGAAGTGCCGATGTCCTTTCCATTGGCCCCATGCTTCAAGGGCTCAAAAAACCGGTCAATGACCTTTCGCGGGGCGCTCTTGTCGATGATATCGTCTATACAATCGCCATCACCACTATCCAGGCGGAGTAG
- a CDS encoding acetate/propionate family kinase codes for MDTVFVLNCGSSSIKFQLIEPESGKVHLKGLAENLGTDRATLKWGDQSQSLEKPDYGFALDEILKLLGDQKIIAIGHRVVHGGEDFSASVKIDKSVLDKILACNHLAPLHNPVNALGIKIMGEKFSDIPQVAVFDTAFHQTMPEQAYLYALPYALYEKHQVRRYGFHGTSHRYVVQEGAKKLGKPLEETAFVSCHLGNGCSVAAVLGGKSVDTSMGLTPLEGLVMGQRSGDLDPGAIPFLAEKLKVSVNEVTHILNKESGLLGLSGISEDMRLLLESSEPRAKLAINIFCYRLSKYIASYLIPLGKIDRVIFTGGIGENSARIRDHVMDLLSPLRLGSLVILTNEELMIARDAARIVKESP; via the coding sequence ATGGATACCGTTTTCGTTCTTAACTGCGGGAGCTCTTCGATAAAATTTCAGCTCATTGAGCCTGAGTCAGGTAAGGTCCACTTGAAGGGGCTTGCTGAAAACTTGGGAACAGATCGTGCAACCCTAAAATGGGGCGATCAGTCGCAATCGCTTGAAAAACCAGATTACGGCTTTGCTTTGGACGAAATTTTAAAACTCCTTGGCGATCAAAAGATTATCGCGATTGGTCATCGCGTGGTCCACGGAGGGGAAGACTTTAGCGCCTCGGTCAAAATCGACAAAAGCGTTCTAGACAAGATATTGGCTTGCAACCACTTAGCTCCTTTGCATAACCCGGTTAACGCACTAGGAATCAAGATCATGGGAGAAAAATTTTCCGATATTCCCCAAGTTGCCGTTTTTGATACCGCTTTCCATCAAACGATGCCGGAGCAGGCTTACCTCTATGCCCTCCCTTACGCACTTTATGAAAAACATCAGGTGCGCCGGTATGGATTTCATGGGACAAGTCACCGCTATGTGGTTCAAGAAGGGGCAAAAAAGTTGGGTAAGCCGCTGGAAGAGACCGCTTTTGTGAGCTGCCACTTGGGAAATGGGTGTAGTGTAGCTGCTGTTTTAGGGGGAAAAAGTGTCGACACCAGTATGGGACTCACCCCTTTGGAGGGACTCGTGATGGGGCAGCGATCGGGAGACCTTGACCCTGGGGCGATTCCCTTCCTTGCCGAAAAGCTCAAAGTCTCTGTAAATGAAGTGACTCACATCCTGAATAAAGAAAGCGGTCTTTTGGGTCTTTCAGGGATCAGCGAAGATATGCGCCTCCTTTTAGAAAGTTCTGAGCCCCGTGCAAAACTTGCTATCAACATCTTCTGCTACCGCCTTTCGAAATATATCGCCTCTTATCTTATTCCCTTAGGGAAAATCGATCGAGTCATCTTTACGGGAGGGATCGGGGAGAATAGTGCCCGGATCCGAGATCATGTTATGGATCTTCTTAGCCCCTTAAGGTTAGGGTCTCTTGTCATTCTCACCAATGAAGAACTGATGATCGCTCGAGATGCCGCAAGGATTGTGAAGGAGAGTCCATGA
- a CDS encoding VOC family protein: MTKTAHMNQVVHFEIPADDTERAKKFYDIFGWDIEGKEDYIALRTTPIDKNFMPKNPGAINGGMIKRTDDVKAPVIAIHVESVDTYIEKVVAAGGQLIMPKIEIPNMGYYAYVSDTEGNVLGLWEAAS, encoded by the coding sequence ATGACCAAAACAGCCCACATGAACCAAGTGGTTCACTTTGAAATTCCCGCTGACGATACAGAGCGCGCGAAGAAATTTTACGATATTTTTGGTTGGGATATCGAAGGAAAAGAAGATTACATTGCCCTTCGAACCACCCCAATCGATAAAAACTTTATGCCGAAAAATCCTGGAGCGATCAACGGGGGGATGATCAAACGAACCGATGACGTCAAAGCTCCAGTCATTGCCATCCATGTGGAGTCGGTCGATACCTACATCGAAAAGGTGGTCGCAGCAGGTGGCCAACTCATCATGCCAAAGATCGAGATCCCCAACATGGGCTACTACGCCTACGTCTCTGACACCGAAGGAAATGTGTTAGGGCTCTGGGAAGCCGCTAGCTAG
- a CDS encoding ATP-binding cassette domain-containing protein, with protein MTRPSKSEFKTIFSFLYRALWKSNKAIRHLFLGAKAIALLHVSAAVLSPLLLKALIECFEGSTAQIFGHSPLLLVVAYGIVWMASQLLPPLKEIWSTKITEGIGSLLGQEYLGKLHEHPADSITAHSSGYFLGLFEKANGSIKHFVNEFILTVIPNILQLVLLAGFVMYEIGTLSGLILLSASIILTISTNYGLSKALHIRRLSNTYERKLPERFIDSLLNFEIVQLFNLQKREAKEFGYLLTKKRDAEVNFVKNFEFLHLRQLLIFGSTFLGLNILVVHGILQGTYRVSDFVFLNSVFLQLMTPVAFIGEYLRDTFKSAVDLLPFVSWLKPPTTSTSKPPIKKKISQGKIVFDCVDFRYGKNPLALEKLSFSLAANSKTILIGPSGCGKTTIVKLLLGLYSPSGGKILIDDIPLTDYDLPSLREEIGVVSQDTILFNDTIASNIACAKVGAKWEEIEQAARAAHLEPFVNGLPDGYQTRVGERGIKISGGEKQRIALARVFLRNPKIIIFDEATNAIDPKTKEAILDFINDFCQNKTVIQITHQYDKVSSEYQIINLGEAQLAPIPIPDQNLRVCQSQRSRFSPIEAVPYPGDRGDAEGGKGGDAGTEKPQILNQNGYN; from the coding sequence ATGACCCGTCCCTCAAAGTCAGAGTTTAAAACCATTTTTTCCTTTTTATATCGCGCTTTATGGAAGAGCAATAAAGCTATCCGTCATCTGTTTTTAGGAGCTAAAGCGATTGCACTTCTCCATGTTTCTGCAGCTGTTTTAAGTCCCCTTTTGTTAAAGGCCCTCATCGAGTGTTTTGAGGGCTCAACAGCTCAAATTTTTGGACACAGCCCCCTCCTTTTAGTGGTTGCTTATGGAATTGTCTGGATGGCCTCACAACTCCTTCCCCCTCTTAAAGAAATATGGAGTACTAAGATCACAGAAGGAATCGGGTCTCTACTCGGTCAAGAATACCTTGGAAAGCTCCATGAACACCCTGCGGATTCCATTACAGCCCATAGCTCAGGCTACTTCTTAGGCCTATTTGAGAAAGCCAACGGTTCGATCAAACATTTTGTGAATGAGTTCATCCTCACGGTTATTCCAAATATTTTACAACTCGTCCTTCTAGCAGGCTTTGTGATGTATGAAATAGGAACACTCAGTGGTCTCATTCTTTTGAGTGCTTCTATTATACTGACTATTTCAACAAACTATGGTCTTTCAAAGGCTTTGCACATTCGACGCCTTAGTAATACCTATGAACGGAAGCTCCCGGAACGGTTTATCGATAGCCTTTTGAATTTCGAAATCGTCCAACTCTTTAATTTACAAAAGCGTGAGGCAAAAGAGTTTGGCTATCTCTTGACCAAAAAAAGAGATGCCGAAGTCAATTTTGTAAAAAACTTTGAGTTTCTCCACCTCCGCCAACTATTGATATTTGGAAGCACATTTTTAGGATTAAACATCTTAGTTGTCCATGGGATTTTACAAGGAACTTATCGGGTCAGCGATTTTGTCTTTCTGAATAGCGTTTTTTTACAGCTGATGACTCCGGTGGCGTTTATCGGCGAATATTTACGTGATACCTTTAAGTCGGCGGTTGATCTCCTCCCTTTTGTCAGTTGGCTTAAACCTCCAACTACTTCCACTTCGAAACCTCCTATAAAGAAGAAAATCTCTCAAGGGAAGATCGTATTTGATTGTGTCGACTTTAGATATGGGAAGAACCCTTTAGCCCTGGAAAAACTTTCCTTCTCACTTGCCGCAAATAGCAAAACCATTTTGATTGGACCTTCCGGGTGTGGGAAAACAACCATTGTCAAGCTCTTACTTGGGCTCTACTCCCCTTCAGGGGGAAAGATTCTGATCGATGACATTCCCCTCACCGATTATGACTTACCCTCTCTTAGAGAAGAGATTGGGGTTGTCTCTCAAGATACCATTTTGTTCAATGATACGATCGCCAGTAACATCGCCTGTGCCAAAGTGGGGGCAAAATGGGAGGAGATCGAGCAAGCCGCACGAGCAGCCCATTTGGAACCTTTTGTTAACGGGTTACCTGACGGCTACCAAACCCGTGTTGGAGAACGGGGGATCAAAATATCTGGGGGGGAGAAGCAACGGATCGCCTTAGCCCGCGTTTTCTTACGCAACCCCAAGATTATCATTTTCGATGAAGCGACAAATGCCATCGATCCTAAAACGAAAGAGGCTATTCTCGATTTTATTAACGACTTTTGCCAAAACAAAACAGTGATTCAGATCACTCATCAGTACGACAAGGTGAGCTCTGAATACCAAATCATAAATTTAGGGGAAGCACAGCTTGCACCTATACCCATTCCGGATCAAAATTTGAGAGTTTGCCAAAGCCAGCGCTCCAGATTTAGCCCCATCGAAGCAGTCCCCTATCCAGGAGATAGGGGCGATGCAGAGGGGGGTAAAGGTGGAGATGCTGGCACAGAAAAACCCCAAATCTTGAACCAGAATGGGTATAACTAA